The sequence CCTAAATGTAATAAGGAAGTCTGAAGTCATTAATCATTCAAGTATGTGTTTTGTGTCATGTTCAAGTCCAGCCAAACTGAATCCTGAAAATGAATTAAGAAAGTGATGCTCCAACTTTATGTCATGTTCAAGTAATGCAGAATCTAAAGTAAAAATTAATGGATATGTAAGTGAAAAAACACCATGCAAAGGAAAGATTTGCTTAATAATGATCTCTGATTCCAATTTTGGAAGGAGATGCTCTCCGACTTCCCAATGGATTTCTCTTCTATTGAATTTAAGGATTCTACTTGATTTGCTATTGTTTACCTGCATATTCAAGTTACAACAAGGATGTAAACATTGTTCATTATTCATCACAAGAGCGCATTTGCTAATAAGTACaactaaataaacaaacaaaaatttgGTATTAGTTTATAGCTAATGCTGAAGCACATTCCTGATTAGGACCATAATCGAAAACTTGATAAACGGCTATGACAAGAACTCACAATACCGTGCATTAAGCGGCAGTAGCATTGAAAACATTCATACCAACTAAAGAGTGAACCATCTGGCTGTTTGATAAAAGCATCAACCTCCACCATATCAAATTGCAAATCCATACCTGCAATTGAACATGAGATGCATTAACATAAACAATGAAGCACCGCATCATTTCATCATGCTAGGTTGCAAATTTATTTTACCAATGCGAGTTCTTTTCATGATTCTTAGTTCAGCTACAGCCCTCCCCAATGTCTCCAGAGGTGCAGCCACCTTAACAAACAACAACTAAGTTTCAAATACTCAACAAGAAGCTTAACTTAGAcacaactgaaaaaaaaaataagaatcacAAAATTGCTTGTTTGGTAAATGCAAATACAATGCTAAAAGACATAATTCTTTTCTACCTTGTCTCTATCTCACATTATAATTATAGAAATATTTCAAGAgaaatcaatcaatcaatcatattACCATAACAGaggacaagaaaagaaaataaaataatgatatTCTGCCACAGTATATATATGAAGAATTAAGAAATTTGAGAAAAAATTGTTGTAACCTTGAAGAACTCATCAGAATTGCCAATAACTCTGTCAACAACCAAGCTTGCATTCTTAAGCTCCCTGGCAAAGACATTGCTGCAATCAAAGTCTTCATCTCCTTTAAGAACCGCCTCTCTCTTGGGAATCACCACACAAATCTCAAATACCAATTCCACATTCTCTTTCATTTTCCAAATCCCagtgaaacaaaacaaaaattccCCTCCTTCAACAAGTATTTCCAAGAAGggatt is a genomic window of Arachis ipaensis cultivar K30076 chromosome B06, Araip1.1, whole genome shotgun sequence containing:
- the LOC107604758 gene encoding anoctamin-like protein At1g73020 isoform X1, with product MHLCYMNSYGFELTMILLIIGGEFLFCFTGIWKMKENVELVFEICVVIPKREAVLKGDEDFDCSNVFARELKNASLVVDRVIGNSDEFFKVAAPLETLGRAVAELRIMKRTRIGMDLQFDMVEVDAFIKQPDGSLFSWSANLVVLPAFFIAVILRAITFSQFWKWKNAALLARWLITYGNAVDEEYKVVGMKGGDLNSTCDAEKPQPFQNICYMCPLEMWPNIFKKAKE
- the LOC107604758 gene encoding anoctamin-like protein At1g73020 isoform X2; the protein is MHLCYMNSYGFELTMILLIIGGEFLFCFTGIWKMKENVELVFEICVVIPKREAVLKGDEDFDCSNVFARELKNASLVVDRVIGNSDEFFKVAAPLETLGRAVAELRIMKRTRIGMDLQFDMVEVDAFIKQPDGSLFSWYECFQCYCRLMHGIVNNSKSSRILKFNRREIHWEVGEHLLPKLESEIIIKQIFPLHGQQI
- the LOC107604758 gene encoding anoctamin-like protein At1g73020 isoform X3, which translates into the protein MKENVELVFEICVVIPKREAVLKGDEDFDCSNVFARELKNASLVVDRVIGNSDEFFKVAAPLETLGRAVAELRIMKRTRIGMDLQFDMVEVDAFIKQPDGSLFSWSANLVVLPAFFIAVILRAITFSQFWKWKNAALLARWLITYGNAVDEEYKVVGMKGGDLNSTCDAEKPQPFQNICYMCPLEMWPNIFKKAKE